In one window of Azotobacter salinestris DNA:
- a CDS encoding aldo/keto reductase, translated as MSVATLHDLQRPLGSTGLTVSPLGLGTVKLGRDQGVKYPTGFRIPDDAEARQLLALARELGINLIDTAPAYGVSEARLGPLLRGQRDAWVIVSKVGEEFENGQSRFDFSPAHTRFSVERSLKRLETDRIDLLLVHSDGNDVAILQDSGVYPTLAELKREGKIRAFGLSGKTVEGGLLALEQGDCAMITLNLNDQRERPVADYAAAHGKGILVKKALASGHVCLDGGIDPVRASFELLFHHPGVGSAIIGTINPLHLSHNVSAAAAVIRQQRQ; from the coding sequence ATGAGTGTCGCGACCCTCCACGATCTGCAGCGTCCGCTGGGCAGCACCGGCCTGACGGTCTCGCCGCTGGGCCTTGGCACCGTCAAGCTGGGCCGCGACCAAGGCGTGAAATACCCGACCGGCTTTCGCATCCCGGACGACGCCGAGGCCCGCCAGTTGCTCGCCCTGGCCCGCGAGCTGGGCATCAATCTGATCGACACCGCGCCGGCCTACGGGGTCAGCGAAGCGCGCCTCGGCCCGCTGCTGCGCGGCCAGCGCGATGCCTGGGTGATCGTCAGCAAGGTCGGCGAGGAGTTCGAGAACGGCCAGTCGCGCTTCGACTTCTCGCCGGCGCACACCCGCTTCTCCGTCGAGCGCAGCCTCAAGCGCCTGGAGACCGACCGCATCGATCTGCTCCTGGTGCACTCGGACGGCAACGACGTCGCCATCCTGCAGGACAGCGGCGTCTACCCGACCCTCGCCGAGCTCAAGCGCGAAGGCAAGATCCGCGCCTTCGGCCTGTCCGGCAAGACCGTCGAGGGCGGCCTGCTGGCCCTCGAGCAGGGCGACTGCGCCATGATCACCCTGAATCTGAACGACCAGCGCGAACGGCCGGTGGCCGACTACGCCGCCGCCCACGGCAAGGGCATTCTTGTCAAGAAGGCCCTGGCCAGCGGTCATGTCTGCCTGGACGGCGGCATCGACCCGGTTCGCGCCAGCTTCGAGCTGCTGTTCCACCACCCCGGTGTCGGCAGCGCGATCATCGGAACCATCAACCCGCTGCACCTGTCGCATAATGTCTCGGCAGCTGCAGCCGTCATCCGCCAACAAAGACAATAA
- the waaA gene encoding lipid IV(A) 3-deoxy-D-manno-octulosonic acid transferase: protein MNRTLYTLLLHLALPVILLRLAWRAWRAPAYAHRVGERFALGLPALRPGGIWVHAVSVGESIAAAPLIRALQARHPELPLTVTCMTPTGSERIRALFGDSVQHCYLPYDLPWAAARFLDRLQPRLAVIMETELWPNHVHQCARRGIPVALANGRLSARSARGYGRFARLTGPMLAEMRWLAVQSEAEAERFRALGAGREAVAVTGSIKFDLAVDPELPARAAALRAQWDAADRPVWIAASTHAGEDEIILAAHRQLLARFPEALLILVPRHPERFAQVFELCRREGFATVRRSGGEAVAAQTQVLLGDTMGELLFLYALADCAFVGGSLVQSGGHNLLEPAALGKPLLSGPHLFNFLEIAARLAEAGALRQVTDAGSLAAAVGAFWREPASAAQAGAAGKAVLEANQGALTRLLDGLERLLAKP, encoded by the coding sequence ATGAACCGAACCCTCTATACCCTTCTGCTGCATCTCGCCCTTCCCGTGATTCTCCTGCGCCTGGCCTGGCGTGCCTGGCGCGCGCCGGCCTATGCGCACCGCGTCGGCGAGCGCTTCGCCCTCGGCCTGCCGGCGCTGCGCCCGGGCGGCATCTGGGTGCATGCGGTATCGGTCGGCGAGAGCATCGCCGCCGCGCCGCTGATCCGCGCCCTGCAGGCGCGCCATCCGGAGCTGCCGCTGACCGTCACCTGCATGACGCCGACCGGCTCCGAGCGCATCCGCGCGCTGTTCGGCGACAGCGTGCAGCACTGCTACCTGCCCTACGACCTGCCCTGGGCGGCGGCACGCTTTCTCGACCGGCTGCAGCCGCGCCTGGCGGTGATCATGGAGACCGAGCTGTGGCCCAACCATGTGCACCAGTGCGCGCGGCGCGGCATTCCGGTGGCACTGGCCAACGGCCGGCTGTCGGCGCGCTCGGCGCGCGGCTACGGACGCTTCGCCCGGCTCACCGGCCCGATGCTCGCCGAGATGCGCTGGCTGGCGGTGCAGAGCGAGGCCGAGGCCGAGCGCTTCCGCGCGCTGGGCGCCGGTCGCGAGGCGGTGGCGGTGACCGGTTCGATCAAGTTCGACCTGGCCGTCGATCCCGAGCTGCCGGCACGGGCGGCGGCGCTGCGCGCGCAGTGGGACGCGGCGGATCGCCCGGTGTGGATCGCCGCCAGCACCCATGCCGGCGAGGACGAGATCATCCTGGCGGCCCATCGTCAGCTGCTGGCGCGCTTTCCCGAGGCGCTCTTGATCCTGGTGCCGCGCCATCCCGAGCGTTTCGCCCAGGTCTTCGAGCTGTGCCGCCGCGAAGGCTTCGCCACCGTGCGGCGCTCCGGCGGCGAGGCGGTCGCGGCGCAGACCCAGGTGCTGCTCGGCGACACGATGGGCGAGTTGCTGTTCCTCTATGCCCTGGCCGACTGCGCCTTCGTCGGCGGCAGCCTGGTACAAAGCGGCGGACACAATCTGCTGGAGCCGGCGGCACTGGGCAAGCCGCTGCTGAGCGGGCCGCACCTGTTCAACTTCCTCGAGATCGCCGCGCGGCTCGCCGAGGCGGGTGCCCTGCGTCAGGTGACCGACGCCGGCTCGCTGGCCGCGGCGGTCGGCGCCTTCTGGCGCGAGCCGGCGAGCGCCGCGCAGGCCGGCGCGGCCGGCAAAGCGGTACTTGAGGCCAACCAGGGCGCGCTGACGCGGCTGCTGGACGGGCTGGAGCGGCTGCTGGCGAAACCCTGA
- a CDS encoding FAD-dependent oxidoreductase: MFPTLSTDVLIVGGGIAGLWLNARLRQAGYATLLLESASLGGGQSVKSQGIIHGGTKYALHGALTGASEAIADMPRRWRQALAGDGELDLSGVRLLSDAHYLWSPGTLAGKLTSFFASKAVRARVEPVKGEALPAALQHPAFRGSVYRLDELVLDVPSLIGRLAELAGEGLLAAREIAPLREAGELVGLSVDGREIRAQRIVLCAGAGNAALLAALGLSQPAMQRRPLHMVMLKAPPLKPLYAHCLGGGPKPRITVTSHPAADGQWVWYLGGDLAEADGVARDEARQIDMARHELNDLLPWIDLSQARWATLRVDRAEPAQSALARPDNAFLAEQGRLLVGWPTKLALAPDLTDRIFAALERDTVRPAAHPPLPALPRPPLARPAWEELLP, encoded by the coding sequence ATGTTCCCAACCCTCAGCACGGACGTCCTGATCGTTGGCGGCGGTATCGCCGGCCTCTGGCTGAATGCACGCCTGCGCCAGGCAGGCTACGCCACCCTGCTGCTGGAGAGCGCCAGCCTCGGCGGCGGACAAAGCGTCAAGTCACAGGGAATCATCCACGGTGGCACCAAGTACGCACTGCACGGCGCGCTGACCGGCGCCTCCGAGGCCATCGCCGACATGCCGCGGCGCTGGCGCCAGGCGCTTGCCGGCGACGGCGAGCTGGATCTCTCCGGTGTGCGCCTGCTGTCCGATGCCCACTATCTATGGTCGCCCGGCACCCTGGCCGGCAAGCTGACCAGTTTCTTCGCCAGCAAGGCGGTACGCGCGCGAGTCGAGCCGGTGAAGGGCGAGGCCCTGCCCGCGGCGCTGCAGCATCCGGCTTTCCGCGGCAGCGTCTATCGCCTGGACGAGCTGGTGCTAGACGTGCCCAGCCTGATCGGCCGCCTCGCCGAGCTGGCCGGCGAGGGCCTGCTGGCCGCCCGCGAGATCGCCCCGCTGCGCGAAGCCGGCGAACTGGTCGGCCTGAGCGTCGACGGCCGGGAAATCCGCGCCCAGCGCATCGTCCTCTGCGCCGGCGCCGGCAACGCCGCATTGCTGGCCGCGCTCGGGCTGAGCCAGCCGGCCATGCAGCGGCGCCCGCTGCACATGGTCATGCTCAAGGCACCGCCCCTCAAGCCGCTCTACGCCCATTGCCTGGGCGGCGGACCCAAGCCACGGATCACCGTCACCAGCCATCCGGCCGCCGACGGCCAGTGGGTCTGGTACCTGGGCGGCGACCTGGCCGAGGCCGACGGCGTGGCCCGCGACGAGGCCCGGCAGATCGACATGGCCCGCCACGAACTGAACGACCTGCTGCCCTGGATCGATCTGAGCCAGGCGCGCTGGGCGACCCTGCGGGTGGACCGCGCCGAGCCGGCGCAGTCGGCCCTGGCGCGCCCGGACAACGCCTTCCTCGCCGAGCAGGGCCGCCTGCTGGTCGGCTGGCCGACCAAGCTGGCCCTGGCCCCGGATCTGACCGACCGGATCTTCGCCGCCCTCGAGCGGGACACCGTGCGCCCGGCGGCGCATCCGCCGCTGCCCGCCCTGCCCCGCCCGCCGCTGGCGCGCCCGGCCTGGGAGGAGCTGCTGCCATGA